From one Streptomyces sp. CA-210063 genomic stretch:
- a CDS encoding IclR family transcriptional regulator: MGRLVPAVTRALDILELFLDGDGTLSAPDIVRRLQLPRTTVHELVTTLAARGYIVQVQGQPGRYRLGVRPYQLGSRYAEQLDLAAEGQQVARSVAETCDETVHVAILEYTDVIYIAKVDSTHAVRMVSAAGRRLPAHCTSVGKMLLASLSEPELSARIPDDADLIGMTPNSITDPAALREALARIRERGLAVENRESNPDVSCVAAPVRDRTGKVVAALSISVPMIRWSDDRRIELEQLAAKGAAELSERLGHRSVA, from the coding sequence ATGGGACGCCTAGTACCTGCCGTGACCCGGGCGCTCGACATATTGGAGCTCTTCCTGGACGGGGACGGCACACTGTCCGCCCCCGACATCGTGCGCCGGCTCCAGCTGCCGCGCACCACCGTGCACGAGCTGGTCACCACACTCGCCGCCCGTGGCTACATCGTCCAGGTACAGGGCCAGCCGGGACGCTACCGCCTCGGCGTCCGCCCCTACCAGCTCGGCAGCCGCTACGCCGAGCAGCTGGACCTCGCCGCCGAGGGCCAGCAGGTCGCCCGGTCCGTCGCCGAGACCTGCGACGAGACGGTGCACGTGGCGATCCTGGAGTACACGGACGTCATCTACATCGCCAAGGTCGACTCCACGCACGCCGTCCGTATGGTCTCCGCCGCGGGCCGCCGCCTCCCGGCGCACTGCACCTCCGTGGGCAAGATGCTCCTCGCCTCCCTTTCCGAGCCCGAGCTGTCCGCCCGGATCCCGGACGACGCCGACCTGATCGGCATGACTCCCAACAGCATCACCGACCCGGCCGCCCTGCGCGAGGCCCTGGCCCGGATCCGTGAGCGGGGTCTCGCCGTGGAGAACCGCGAGTCCAACCCGGACGTCTCCTGCGTCGCCGCCCCGGTCCGCGACCGCACGGGCAAGGTCGTCGCCGCGCTCTCCATCTCCGTCCCCATGATCCGCTGGAGCGACGACCGCCGCATCGAGCTGGAGCAGCTCGCCGCCAAGGGCGCCGCGGAACTGTCCGAGCGCCTCGGCCACCGGAGCGTGGCATGA
- a CDS encoding SMP-30/gluconolactonase/LRE family protein, protein MSAYTGYDVAVREYAALGEGPTWDADAQRLIWIDILGSRVHTYDPASGRRTVLVTEQHVGAAKPRVGGGLVLNLRDGVGLRDTDGGFRWLHHEPVPGRRANDAAVAPDGSLFAGTMRYDEAPGGGTLSRFTADGLAETVLDDVAVSNGTGWSPDGRLMYYIDSPTRRIDVFDHETGQLPVGRRPFVTIDDGDGFPDGLTVDAEGCVWVALWEGGAVRRYTPTGVLDRVIDLPTPRPTACAFAGPDLTDLYITTARTGTETPHPLSGSLLVVPGAGKGLPQPAFAG, encoded by the coding sequence ATGAGCGCGTACACGGGTTACGACGTCGCGGTACGGGAGTACGCGGCCCTCGGTGAGGGCCCCACCTGGGACGCCGACGCGCAGCGCCTGATCTGGATCGACATCCTCGGCTCGCGGGTGCACACGTACGACCCGGCCTCCGGCCGCCGCACGGTCCTCGTCACCGAGCAGCACGTCGGCGCGGCCAAGCCCCGCGTCGGCGGCGGCCTCGTCCTCAACCTCCGGGACGGCGTCGGTCTGCGCGACACGGACGGCGGCTTCCGGTGGCTGCACCACGAGCCGGTGCCCGGCCGCCGCGCCAACGACGCCGCCGTCGCCCCCGACGGCTCCCTCTTCGCCGGCACCATGCGCTACGACGAGGCCCCGGGCGGCGGCACCCTGTCCCGCTTCACCGCCGACGGGCTCGCCGAGACGGTCCTCGACGACGTCGCCGTCAGCAACGGCACCGGCTGGAGCCCGGACGGACGGCTGATGTACTACATCGACTCACCGACCCGCCGCATCGACGTCTTCGACCACGAGACCGGTCAACTGCCGGTCGGCAGGCGCCCATTCGTGACCATCGACGACGGCGACGGCTTCCCCGACGGCCTCACCGTCGACGCCGAGGGCTGTGTCTGGGTCGCCCTGTGGGAGGGCGGCGCCGTCCGCCGCTACACGCCGACCGGCGTCCTGGACCGGGTCATCGACCTTCCCACCCCCCGCCCCACGGCCTGCGCCTTCGCCGGCCCCGACCTCACCGACCTGTACATCACCACAGCCCGCACCGGCACGGAGACCCCTCACCCCCTGTCGGGCTCGCTGCTGGTGGTGCCGGGCGCGGGCAAGGGCTTGCCACAACCGGCATTCGCGGGCTGA
- a CDS encoding NAD(P)/FAD-dependent oxidoreductase, which produces MLAARALAGFADRVTVVERDTLPEGPGPRRNLPQARHAHMLWSGGVQAVEDLLPGTTGRLLAAGAHRQAVTTDMVILSSRGWCRRWPVSHHNLLAGRDLLDATVRAAVLADDRVELVERTEVLGLVGTGAAVTGVRVRHEDGTDRTLEAGLVVDATGRSSRAPHWLAALGLPRPERREVDSGLAYASRVYRAPEGARQGFPVVTVQADARRPGPGRSAFLLPIEDGRWIVTLSGTRGGEPSPDNDDFVRFAREELRHPIVGELLAGAEPLGDVAFTRSTANRRWFYERMSRWPENFTVVGDALAVYNPVYGHGMAIAAQSAVALREVIRRRGWGTPGLARRIQRALARPVGVAWDLATGQDVFYEGATEAGPTVRDRVLAAYVDRVLLTATGNGRIARRLTDVTSLERGPEVLLAPSVLLAAVVGPLKPRLEGAPLTAEERKAAGI; this is translated from the coding sequence ATGCTCGCGGCGCGTGCGCTGGCCGGGTTCGCGGACCGGGTCACCGTCGTCGAGCGGGACACGCTGCCCGAGGGTCCCGGTCCGCGCCGGAACCTGCCGCAGGCACGCCACGCCCACATGCTGTGGTCGGGCGGCGTCCAGGCGGTGGAGGACCTGCTGCCGGGCACCACCGGGCGGCTGCTGGCGGCCGGGGCACACCGCCAGGCGGTCACCACGGACATGGTGATCCTGTCGTCCCGGGGCTGGTGCCGGCGGTGGCCCGTGTCCCACCACAACCTGCTGGCCGGCCGGGATCTGCTCGACGCGACGGTCCGCGCGGCGGTCCTGGCCGACGACCGGGTCGAGCTGGTGGAGCGCACCGAGGTGCTGGGGCTGGTCGGCACCGGCGCCGCCGTGACCGGGGTGCGGGTCCGCCACGAGGACGGCACCGACCGCACGCTCGAGGCGGGTCTCGTCGTCGACGCCACCGGCCGTTCCTCCCGAGCGCCCCACTGGCTCGCGGCGCTCGGGCTGCCGCGACCGGAGCGGCGGGAGGTCGACTCCGGGCTCGCGTACGCCAGCCGGGTCTACCGGGCGCCCGAGGGGGCCCGGCAGGGCTTCCCGGTCGTCACCGTGCAGGCCGACGCGCGGCGGCCGGGTCCCGGACGGTCGGCCTTCCTGCTGCCCATCGAGGACGGCCGGTGGATCGTCACCCTGTCCGGGACGCGGGGCGGCGAACCCTCCCCCGACAACGACGACTTCGTACGGTTCGCCCGGGAGGAGCTGCGGCATCCGATCGTCGGTGAACTGCTCGCCGGCGCCGAGCCGTTGGGCGATGTGGCGTTCACCCGCTCCACCGCCAACCGCCGTTGGTTCTACGAGCGGATGTCCCGCTGGCCGGAGAACTTCACCGTCGTCGGTGACGCGCTCGCCGTGTACAACCCGGTGTACGGGCACGGCATGGCGATCGCCGCGCAGAGTGCCGTCGCCCTGCGGGAGGTGATCCGGCGTCGGGGCTGGGGCACGCCCGGTCTGGCCCGGCGGATCCAGCGGGCGCTGGCCCGTCCGGTGGGTGTGGCCTGGGACCTCGCCACCGGGCAGGACGTCTTCTACGAGGGCGCGACGGAGGCCGGGCCGACTGTGCGTGACAGGGTCCTGGCCGCGTACGTCGACCGGGTGCTCCTCACCGCCACCGGCAACGGCCGCATCGCCCGCCGTCTGACGGACGTGACGTCACTGGAGCGCGGCCCGGAGGTGCTCCTCGCCCCGAGCGTCCTGCTCGCGGCGGTCGTCGGCCCCCTCAAGCCGAGGCTGGAGGGGGCACCGTTGACGGCGGAGGAGCGCAAGGCCGCCGGGATCTGA
- a CDS encoding MAB_1171c family putative transporter, producing MPATTTGALSPADFFGELYISFWIPTAVLTAALVIKLPSIVKLWRDALLRAVGGLLLLACCVFVFAVPSVIAWTNRTVGVPNVAAPWVYSLVTAFCACCLLLIVAWRDGPAARSPATRRTMRRVVAVYAAVIVGLWVLFALADVPRERLRDLDTYYATTPFMREEILLYLVAHTVACLLTYRLIRNWVRADGLDLWLRGGLKALSIGYALNLVYDASKLTALVARWAGHDLDWLSTHVAPPVVAVAAIFIAVGFILPHGGQYLHDRWRVRESHRRLRPLYLLTRTVDGSRVPFALRATPELRLTRRETFIRDALLRLTRHLDEDLRRRAYDAALDLGHEPGRAKALAAAVTIRDAVAARKRAPDGGTPPTLVSGPLVFPGLAAGLGDLAGAPGPTAFPDPSTCVRRPAPDRSAFPDPSAPPDRAAFPDPSAPPDRTVFPEFTVSADPTDLLQDIEAVSVVLRRPVEIEAVRALAAASPAESSVPAYE from the coding sequence GTGCCCGCGACGACGACCGGGGCCCTGAGCCCCGCCGACTTCTTCGGCGAGCTGTACATCTCGTTCTGGATCCCCACGGCCGTACTGACCGCCGCCCTGGTGATCAAGCTGCCCAGCATCGTGAAGCTGTGGCGGGACGCGCTGCTGCGGGCGGTCGGCGGGCTGCTGCTGCTCGCCTGCTGTGTGTTCGTGTTCGCGGTGCCGTCGGTGATCGCGTGGACCAACCGGACCGTGGGCGTGCCGAACGTCGCCGCGCCCTGGGTGTACTCCCTCGTCACCGCGTTCTGCGCGTGCTGTCTGCTGCTGATCGTCGCCTGGCGCGACGGCCCGGCCGCCCGCTCCCCGGCGACCCGCCGCACCATGCGCCGGGTCGTCGCCGTGTACGCGGCGGTGATCGTCGGCCTGTGGGTGCTGTTCGCGCTGGCGGACGTCCCCCGCGAGCGGCTGCGCGACCTGGACACGTACTACGCCACCACGCCCTTCATGCGCGAGGAGATCCTGCTCTACCTCGTCGCGCACACCGTGGCCTGCCTGCTCACCTACCGGCTGATCCGCAACTGGGTCCGCGCCGACGGCCTCGACCTGTGGCTGCGCGGCGGCCTGAAGGCACTGAGCATCGGCTACGCGCTCAACCTGGTGTACGACGCCTCGAAGCTCACGGCGCTGGTGGCCCGCTGGGCGGGGCACGACCTGGACTGGCTGAGCACGCATGTGGCGCCGCCGGTCGTCGCGGTGGCGGCCATCTTCATCGCGGTCGGCTTCATCCTGCCGCACGGCGGCCAGTACCTGCACGACCGCTGGCGGGTGCGGGAGAGCCACCGGCGGCTGCGGCCCCTGTATCTGCTGACCCGGACGGTCGACGGCTCCCGTGTCCCCTTCGCGCTGCGCGCCACCCCGGAATTGCGCCTCACCCGCCGCGAGACGTTCATCCGCGACGCCCTGCTCCGGCTGACCCGTCACCTCGACGAGGACCTGCGCCGCCGCGCGTACGACGCCGCCCTGGATCTCGGTCACGAGCCCGGCCGGGCGAAGGCCCTCGCCGCCGCCGTGACGATCCGGGACGCGGTGGCCGCGCGGAAGCGGGCACCCGACGGCGGTACGCCGCCCACGCTCGTGTCCGGTCCGCTCGTCTTCCCGGGCCTCGCGGCGGGCCTGGGTGACCTGGCGGGCGCGCCAGGTCCTACGGCCTTCCCGGACCCGTCGACATGCGTACGACGGCCCGCGCCGGACCGTTCGGCCTTCCCGGACCCGTCGGCCCCGCCGGACCGTGCCGCCTTCCCGGATCCCTCGGCCCCGCCCGACCGTACGGTCTTCCCGGAGTTCACGGTCTCCGCCGACCCCACCGACCTGCTCCAGGACATCGAGGCCGTGTCCGTGGTGCTTCGCCGGCCCGTCGAGATCGAGGCGGTGCGCGCGCTCGCGGCCGCCTCCCCAGCAGAGAGCAGTGTGCCCGCGTATGAGTGA
- a CDS encoding toxin-antitoxin system, toxin component: protein MGTSALRRAVGRVRAALLPSRSAAEMRKLTAGLSKAVRGRLGAPVGVRELGAALCTEMSARRGGRPVELRFERFPDGIGVTGLWMEFPDFDLVIVEERAETVQQLVILGHELWHMHAGHCHHHLPGADAAALALSGEPGGGASALPPLSPELSAALGPGGTPIAARYGSHESDEQEAEDFGHRLATAFRSWVDTGQSGPADPADPTDPVGQAIQASLGYRRHRR from the coding sequence ATGGGGACCTCGGCCCTGCGCCGAGCTGTCGGCAGGGTTCGGGCCGCGCTGCTGCCCTCCCGGTCCGCCGCCGAGATGCGGAAGTTGACGGCCGGGCTCAGCAAGGCGGTGCGGGGGAGGTTGGGCGCGCCTGTCGGCGTACGGGAGTTGGGCGCGGCGCTGTGTACGGAGATGAGTGCGCGGCGTGGCGGGCGGCCGGTGGAGCTGCGGTTCGAGCGGTTTCCGGACGGGATCGGGGTGACGGGGCTGTGGATGGAGTTCCCGGACTTCGACCTGGTGATCGTCGAGGAGCGCGCCGAGACCGTGCAGCAACTGGTCATCCTCGGCCATGAGTTGTGGCACATGCACGCGGGGCACTGTCATCACCATCTGCCGGGCGCGGACGCCGCCGCGCTCGCGCTGTCCGGTGAGCCGGGCGGCGGCGCGTCCGCGTTGCCGCCGCTCTCCCCCGAGCTCTCGGCGGCGCTCGGCCCGGGCGGCACCCCCATAGCGGCCCGCTACGGCTCGCACGAGTCCGACGAGCAGGAGGCCGAGGACTTCGGGCACCGGCTCGCCACCGCCTTCCGTTCCTGGGTGGACACCGGGCAGAGCGGGCCGGCCGATCCGGCCGATCCGACCGACCCCGTCGGGCAGGCCATCCAGGCGTCCCTGGGCTACCGCAGGCACCGGAGATAG